The following nucleotide sequence is from Candidatus Poseidoniia archaeon.
TAACGGCGGCGGCGCAGCACGGCGACGAGCGCGATGCCAGTGGCGACCGCGAGGAGGCCCGGGCCCGGAATCAGGCCGCCATCCTCTTTCTTCTCTTCGGGCGGGGCCTCGACCGAGAGCGATTGCAGCATCACGTTGTTGCCTTCGTCCTTCTCGGCAACCTCGCCTTGCGGGTCAATTTCGAGCCTGATTTCCAGCTCTCCGCCCGCCGTGGGCGTCAGCACGAAGCTGACACGCGCCTCCTCGCCGTGCTTGAGAGTGGTGACGAAACTGCTCTGCTGGCTGAGGCTGTCCCCACCGGCACGCACCTCGATTGACTCGGCGAACGCGCCGTTCGCGTCAACGTTGCCGCCAGTGTTGGTCACCCTGACCTCGAAGCTGACCGGCTCGTTGGCCTTGAACTCGGTCGTGCTGGTAATCCGGAACGAGCCGTCAACGAAACCGAACTCGGGCGCTGGCGCGGTGAGCGTAATGCGGCTGCTGGCGCTCGCACCGCTGGCGAATGACGCGACCAGTTCCAGCGTGTAGTCGCCCGGCAGCAAACTGCGGTCGGGGTTAACGGTGAAGGTGCCGGTCGCCGTGCGGTCCGGTTCGGAGATGGCATCGTAGCTCCCCTTCAGCCGGCCGCTGGTGCCGGTGAAGCTCACGGCGCCTGCCGGCAGGGTCGTTGCGTCGCCGATGGCGACGGTGTAGTCGTCCGAGTAGACACCGGTCGAGCGCAGCGTGAAGTCGAAGGTCGAAGCCT
It contains:
- a CDS encoding CARDB domain-containing protein, coding for MSPAGPGSLSHTPLSSGDRRKRATGVAALVAVAFLLLALFASPQGGSATSSLVMVTAGELEKAVPAGESVGFIIIFSNGDSEQSRTLELAHQFMDGPPENWSAWWASTDDTPVTNGTLHSIAAGGILQFHLYIEAPAGSAGDSRNLWAFAWEGAVEEAERNQTMRPSGAPLLLAINSVEPYGAVLEPETASAIIYQEEASTFDFTLRSTGVYSDDYTVAIGDATTLPAGAVSFTGTSGRLKGSYDAISEPDRTATGTFTVNPDRSLLPGDYTLELVASFASGASASSRITLTAPAPEFGFVDGSFRITSTTEFKANEPVSFEVRVTNTGGNVDANGAFAESIEVRAGGDSLSQQSSFVTTLKHGEEARVSFVLTPTAGGELEIRLEIDPQGEVAEKDEGNNVMLQSLSVEAPPEEKKEDGGLIPGPGLLAVATGIALVAVLRRRR